In a single window of the Paenibacillus sp. MMS20-IR301 genome:
- a CDS encoding TetR/AcrR family transcriptional regulator has product MSGKSKSNQRVMLTKRLIGEALLQMLKTHQMNKISIRELCQVAGINRTTFYNHYGSQHDVLNEIAETYIQSTSFTVINDLAAGKNIDECLTGILQYMKDNLEFSKLVLDLEHYDLISHITSSLPQFDHMVMKHLPGNLDLEEKKAIASYVQYGTVRLLREWILSDCLKSPEEEAKLILMIAGRTIGGH; this is encoded by the coding sequence ATGTCAGGAAAAAGTAAATCCAACCAGAGGGTTATGCTGACCAAACGCCTGATTGGTGAGGCTTTATTGCAAATGCTGAAGACACATCAGATGAACAAAATTTCCATACGGGAATTATGCCAGGTAGCGGGAATTAACCGTACTACGTTCTATAATCACTACGGAAGTCAACATGATGTGCTGAATGAAATTGCGGAGACGTATATACAGAGCACCTCTTTTACCGTTATCAATGATCTTGCGGCAGGAAAAAATATCGATGAATGTCTGACCGGAATTCTGCAATATATGAAAGATAATCTTGAATTTTCAAAGCTTGTATTGGATTTAGAACATTATGATCTGATCTCCCACATCACAAGCTCACTGCCGCAGTTTGATCATATGGTCATGAAACACTTACCGGGAAACCTGGATCTGGAGGAAAAGAAGGCGATTGCTTCATACGTTCAATATGGGACAGTAAGGCTTCTTAGAGAGTGGATTCTCTCAGATTGCTTGAAGTCACCGGAAGAAGAGGCGAAATTAATTTTGATGATTGCTGGAAGAACAATTGGCGGTCATTAA
- a CDS encoding ATP-binding cassette domain-containing protein, with the protein MKDTAIQVKGLKKAYKSVEVLKGVDLEVQRGEIYALLGSNGAGKTTLVRILATLLKQDAGTAVVNSFDVSLKPDEVRQSISLTGQFAAVDEILTGRENLIMIARLRHLRNPLQAADDLLERFGLSEAANRKVSAYSGGMRRRLDIAMSLAGQPQLIFLDEPTTGLDPEGRSEVWKTVKELSANGTTVFLTTQYLEEAEQLADQIAILHEGRIIASGALSDLKKLFPPEKIEYVEKQPTLEEIFLAITGKREGK; encoded by the coding sequence GTGAAAGATACCGCCATTCAAGTAAAGGGTTTGAAAAAAGCCTACAAATCTGTTGAAGTGCTAAAAGGTGTTGATCTGGAGGTGCAGCGTGGTGAAATTTATGCCTTGCTCGGGTCGAACGGTGCGGGCAAGACAACGCTCGTCAGAATTCTTGCCACACTGCTTAAGCAGGATGCGGGTACAGCTGTCGTAAACAGCTTTGACGTCAGCTTGAAGCCTGATGAGGTACGCCAGTCCATCAGCCTGACCGGGCAGTTTGCTGCCGTCGATGAGATACTGACCGGACGGGAGAACCTGATTATGATTGCCAGGCTGCGGCACTTAAGAAATCCGCTTCAGGCAGCGGATGATTTATTAGAGCGCTTCGGCTTGAGCGAAGCGGCGAACCGCAAGGTGTCTGCATACTCAGGCGGTATGCGCCGGAGGCTGGATATCGCCATGAGCCTGGCGGGGCAACCGCAGCTTATTTTTCTCGACGAGCCGACCACCGGGCTTGACCCTGAGGGGCGGAGTGAGGTCTGGAAGACGGTTAAGGAGCTTAGCGCCAACGGCACAACCGTTTTCCTGACAACGCAGTATCTGGAAGAGGCAGAACAACTCGCTGATCAAATCGCCATATTGCATGAGGGACGGATTATCGCCAGCGGCGCACTGTCAGACCTGAAGAAGCTTTTCCCGCCTGAGAAGATAGAATATGTTGAGAAGCAGCCTACACTTGAGGAAATCTTCCTCGCCATTACCGGTAAAAGGGAGGGAAAGTAA
- a CDS encoding PadR family transcriptional regulator — MLKGVLEGCILEIISRKETYGYEITRRLNALGFTDVVEGTVYTILIRLEKSRLVDTTKRPSDMGPPRKFFALNAAGREELQRFWERWGFISAKMSQLKEEQ; from the coding sequence ATGCTCAAAGGCGTGCTTGAGGGCTGTATCCTTGAAATTATAAGCCGCAAAGAAACCTATGGTTACGAAATTACGCGGCGGCTGAATGCCCTTGGCTTCACGGATGTTGTGGAGGGAACAGTGTACACGATTCTGATCCGGCTTGAGAAGAGCAGGCTGGTAGATACCACTAAGAGGCCTTCCGATATGGGACCGCCCCGAAAGTTTTTTGCGCTTAATGCTGCGGGACGTGAGGAACTGCAGAGGTTCTGGGAACGATGGGGATTTATCTCGGCCAAAATGAGCCAGCTGAAGGAGGAGCAGTGA
- a CDS encoding DUF1048 domain-containing protein codes for MINNFLKLILGDLDEKRAYKQCMKRADALPEDYRFAFRKIKQYMYANGVGADGDLTLFADLVDLFEAGAADGRHILDITGPDVSGFCDEFMRGSVTYTDKQREQLNQEILDKFKQEGK; via the coding sequence ATGATTAATAATTTTCTGAAATTAATCTTAGGTGATCTGGATGAGAAGCGGGCCTATAAGCAATGTATGAAGCGGGCTGACGCCTTGCCGGAAGATTACCGCTTCGCGTTCCGCAAAATCAAACAGTATATGTATGCAAACGGAGTTGGCGCTGACGGTGACCTGACCCTATTCGCTGACCTGGTGGATCTGTTTGAGGCAGGCGCTGCGGACGGCAGGCACATTCTTGACATTACAGGCCCAGACGTCAGCGGATTCTGTGATGAGTTCATGCGCGGCTCGGTCACCTATACGGATAAGCAGCGCGAACAGCTGAACCAGGAAATACTGGATAAATTCAAGCAGGAGGGGAAATGA
- a CDS encoding ABC transporter permease has translation MEMTRKYFFSDMGVMLGRSMRHIARSMDTIITVTITPVAMLLLFVYVLGGAIETGTDHYVNYLLPGILLIAIASGISYTAYRLYMDMRSGIFERFHSMPIARSAALWGHVLTSLVSNAISVTIIILAALLMGFRSPAGVVSWLAVAGILALFTLALTWIAVIAGLSAQSVDGAGAFSYPLIFLPFISSAFVPTDTMPRAVRIFAENQPVTSIVEAIRALLSGQAAGSGIWSALAWCLGILIGAYLLAMRVYKRKAA, from the coding sequence ATGGAGATGACAAGGAAATACTTTTTCAGCGATATGGGTGTTATGCTTGGGCGTTCCATGCGCCATATTGCCCGCAGTATGGATACCATCATCACCGTCACCATCACTCCGGTTGCCATGCTGCTGCTGTTCGTATATGTGCTCGGCGGCGCAATTGAGACCGGAACAGATCATTATGTGAACTATCTGCTGCCCGGCATTCTGCTGATCGCGATTGCCAGCGGCATTTCCTACACGGCTTACCGCCTGTACATGGATATGCGCAGCGGCATCTTCGAACGGTTCCATTCGATGCCGATTGCCCGCTCGGCGGCGCTATGGGGACATGTGCTGACTTCGTTAGTGTCCAATGCGATTTCGGTTACCATCATCATTCTTGCCGCACTTCTTATGGGCTTCCGCTCTCCGGCTGGAGTCGTATCCTGGCTGGCCGTAGCCGGTATTCTCGCATTGTTTACACTGGCCTTGACCTGGATTGCGGTAATTGCCGGGCTGTCAGCCCAATCCGTAGACGGTGCAGGCGCCTTCTCTTACCCGCTCATCTTCCTTCCTTTTATCAGCTCCGCATTTGTACCCACTGATACAATGCCGCGGGCAGTCCGTATCTTTGCCGAGAATCAGCCGGTGACTTCAATCGTAGAAGCAATCCGTGCGCTGTTGTCAGGGCAGGCCGCCGGTAGTGGGATCTGGTCTGCACTTGCCTGGTGCCTCGGTATACTGATCGGCGCATATTTATTAGCGATGCGTGTGTATAAACGGAAAGCAGCTTAA
- a CDS encoding cytidine deaminase — MNKEQLMEQARAVKHAAYAPYSKFPVGAAILLKDGTVITGVNVENVSFGATNCAERTAFFTAVARGYAKGDFQAIAVAGDTEDFLPPCSICRQVMAEFCYPDMPVYLTNNKQDILELKLRELLPYAFTDLDM; from the coding sequence ATGAACAAAGAGCAATTGATGGAGCAGGCCCGGGCGGTTAAGCACGCTGCGTATGCCCCCTATTCCAAATTTCCGGTCGGAGCCGCAATATTGCTGAAGGACGGAACCGTGATTACCGGGGTTAATGTAGAAAATGTATCCTTTGGCGCAACGAATTGTGCGGAACGGACTGCATTCTTCACAGCGGTTGCACGCGGATATGCAAAAGGTGACTTCCAGGCTATCGCTGTAGCCGGGGATACTGAGGATTTCCTACCGCCCTGCAGCATCTGCAGACAAGTTATGGCGGAATTCTGCTACCCTGACATGCCCGTATATTTAACCAACAATAAACAGGATATATTGGAATTAAAGCTTCGGGAGCTGCTGCCTTATGCGTTTACGGATCTCGACATGTAA
- a CDS encoding DUF1048 domain-containing protein: protein MRELIRKIMRDKQEYKEQMARAEALPEDYRFVFQKIHGYMWSFAGGDGSDMLTTQQELIELFESSAADGKHVLDVTGEDVVGFCDGLLRDTKKWTDPARNKLNLDLINKFGRGNDAQ from the coding sequence ATGCGCGAGCTGATCCGGAAAATTATGAGGGACAAACAAGAGTACAAGGAGCAAATGGCCAGGGCGGAGGCGCTGCCCGAAGATTACCGGTTCGTATTTCAGAAAATCCACGGATATATGTGGAGCTTCGCAGGCGGGGACGGCTCAGACATGCTGACAACCCAGCAGGAATTAATAGAGCTGTTCGAATCCAGTGCGGCAGACGGGAAGCATGTTCTTGATGTGACGGGTGAGGATGTGGTCGGGTTCTGCGACGGGCTGCTGCGGGATACGAAGAAATGGACTGATCCGGCGCGCAATAAATTAAATCTCGATCTGATTAACAAATTCGGCAGAGGGAATGATGCGCAGTGA
- a CDS encoding diguanylate cyclase translates to MKDKRTFSKLHFHVLYGAGFGLFGIVQLNFAFPLGDGTIIDFRQVSILASVYLGGPVSGMITTSVIALYRLFFLGAINQAAILGVVNIGITFLVGVFAFSRTLPNMYRWLIAACGMVILSTCILLPLIGWANIGTIVLFDLICFMACLFNYLLINHLEKAHEALEIFKEAAERDFLTGLHNPRSFNLVFKKTAEMSALNQEPFTLLLIDIDHFKYVNDTYGHAAGDVVLSRLADVLQAGIRIRDYCARKGGEEFAVLLLRCTADKGLAVAEKLRAAVQDSTFVLPDQSTIQITISVGVSSFPEHPPAELLEKADEALYEAKGKGRNQVCYARQQLT, encoded by the coding sequence TTGAAAGATAAACGTACGTTCTCTAAGCTTCATTTCCATGTTTTATATGGGGCCGGGTTCGGATTATTCGGGATTGTTCAGCTGAATTTTGCCTTTCCTCTGGGCGATGGTACGATTATTGACTTCAGGCAAGTCTCAATTCTGGCATCCGTGTACCTGGGCGGACCTGTTTCCGGAATGATTACAACGAGTGTAATCGCTTTATACCGGCTTTTTTTCCTTGGAGCCATTAATCAAGCGGCCATCTTAGGCGTTGTAAACATCGGGATTACTTTTCTTGTAGGTGTATTTGCCTTCTCGCGTACCCTTCCGAATATGTACCGGTGGCTGATTGCAGCCTGCGGTATGGTGATTTTATCCACCTGCATACTGCTTCCCCTGATCGGCTGGGCTAATATCGGCACAATTGTCTTATTTGATCTCATTTGCTTCATGGCCTGCCTGTTTAATTATCTGCTTATCAATCATCTGGAGAAGGCGCACGAGGCACTGGAAATATTTAAAGAAGCGGCTGAGCGGGATTTTCTGACAGGGCTGCATAACCCCCGGTCCTTCAATCTGGTCTTCAAAAAAACGGCGGAAATGAGTGCGCTGAACCAAGAGCCGTTTACACTGCTGTTAATCGATATTGATCATTTCAAATATGTAAATGATACTTACGGCCATGCGGCCGGAGATGTTGTCCTGTCGAGGCTCGCTGATGTGCTGCAGGCCGGTATCCGGATACGCGATTATTGTGCGCGCAAAGGAGGGGAGGAGTTCGCGGTTCTTCTTCTCAGGTGCACGGCGGATAAAGGTTTGGCGGTTGCAGAGAAGCTGCGTGCTGCGGTTCAGGACAGTACCTTTGTACTGCCGGACCAGTCGACAATTCAAATTACAATTTCGGTTGGAGTCTCTTCTTTCCCGGAGCATCCCCCGGCAGAGCTGCTGGAGAAAGCCGACGAAGCTCTATACGAAGCTAAGGGGAAGGGCAGAAATCAGGTCTGCTATGCAAGGCAGCAGCTTACATAG
- a CDS encoding S-layer homology domain-containing protein — MKVQRNQKRLFTGVIAGTLLMGAVAPGSYAAELEAVQNGQLPSGILSTLDEQPASQEPGAEVSVTAAVYAEPVQTGGLLITELVPDTANVNSADAYEFVEVYNNTGSPLNFKDYYFYYNNKDSWKYDQDLIIPARSSVVFWVMNGKNGELAADQFNANFNADLQEGVNLFRVNGGGGLANSDTRNLQIRSRANDSTIISVTYQKEQVKLNKGIIFAYPSSGGAEMTLLPESGGIDASPGTVLPSQLPADNEQKPVIQHAPKASTDPADLEIQATISNLQSEGDTPAPAVELLYRTESQQRETVITMTKVSGDLYKGIIPAAVMEEPELYYSIRTKNVSESYSIHVNLPDYNNEAVPPLLITELLPNSGNVPGTSTDAFEFIEVYNNTDQPVDFQNYKVYYRYPDKGPAADVKWPSTEEKLIVPAQQSVVFWIINSANTNHTATDFNAAFQTQLMPGKDLFQIKSDGMANSGRRAIVIKSNTEKDISSAYYDADTLYNGGLKDETKENKALLYKYPVNGSGKMLKISSGSAVPTPGKAEAFQVPAAPLHVEPDTVPPTVSDLTDATEIDQSKGLELKAFADDDKDIKSVEVHIATDKQPEFISYNLSQDYNDTLYHHKLSSADLIGRTEIRYYFTVSDGSNVTESPVYTVAVTGGPDRSALRLNLKDDSLISGQVAVKGTSATVKPDELALQIDNKAVNAADTYASLENDAYFVFDAKNVDYYFKNGITMGPEELGDDSILYTFMDPITAYTTLSFPIKASALKSGPDNTIYIRAGSKSSPFDPRPEENKDDFEIKNVRLLLADGTEIVDPAYGERDKEIKMGDTTGKHESIGFQFNLDPLLLQSKTYEWDTSAWSDGPHTLTLLQGKEQVESSVIVDNTAPVIKPNLEEGKTYRGRIEITADIKDEYAGVSETSVKLDGAVIKLPYQTSSGRLSAGSHTLQITAVDQAGNKAEKSVQFHVPDENPSAPQLIAPAAGETEASTSPELKVKVADPAGDRMGVTFYRGFKYDGVHSEQGFSGYKNASDTEPPKQKEPAGEAALMAEEYAAISSIDGNYLVNDAVEQFPYQRYEIKLDPSVKETDRVDVEWKGNSLPGRKVSLYAWSPSASNWQLLDYRIAGDADFTLSASVLAGEFKQNNSISVMVQDEIAKTDTPPTVTGDTYDYTFVWMSDTQYYSQSYPYIYQKNVKWIADHKDSLNLKYVIHTGDVVDKSYQEYQWKEADKNMRVLEDAGIPYGVLAGNHDVGHQTGDYTEFWKYFGEWRFKNLPNYGGSYNNNMGHYDLISAGGNDYVIVYMGWGLGDKEIDWMNEIVARYPERKAILALHEYLLVSNNRAPIADQIFEKVVKPNKNVIAALSGHYHDAELKVDQLDDDGDGIPDRNVYQMLADYQGAEEGGLGYIRLLQFDTAGNKLHVKTYSPYLDDYNYYDETAYPGKDQFTLDLDLEPVTKRVATDYIGIKVYTDQKIAAEQDAASGSEISAVWNGLNPKSYYQWYVKAEDQHSGMVLSDIWGFYTGVKEETPTPGETPAPGESPKPEESPKPEATPAPVTEPAPAAQAPSPTPAPAVTPAPADSGTLKLEMNADGIYTADQTALNKLVEGAVNGEIKLELGGTQGQAKLQLDASALKLAVSRQVGLRISAAGMELAIPAGSLPELADGTQSVLLSVDTSMTEVLKQEILSAGGAGEFREPQAVITLELNAVNSGGISTALHQLKGKVTVTIPLTARQISVMNPDYAGVYYLNNGKLEYMGGKLTAGGFEFTTSHFSTFAVAEYHKQFSDTAGHWAESYISKLAAKHIATGTDATHYRPQSGLTRADFAVLAVRALGLEAAGISGFTDVSADAYYAGAVAKAAELGLIQGTGGKYRPKDLITREEAAAVLSRMLTGSGAEAAAAAAPSFKDAQNISSWAVQAVGELQARGLISGKADNRFDPQALVTRAEMAKLLYSFMQQ; from the coding sequence TTGAAAGTTCAACGTAATCAAAAGCGGCTTTTCACAGGTGTAATTGCCGGTACTCTACTGATGGGTGCAGTAGCCCCGGGCAGTTATGCGGCGGAACTGGAAGCGGTGCAGAACGGGCAGCTGCCGTCCGGCATTCTCAGCACGCTGGATGAACAACCGGCCTCGCAGGAACCCGGTGCAGAGGTGTCGGTTACCGCTGCAGTCTATGCAGAGCCCGTACAGACGGGCGGTCTGCTGATTACCGAGCTGGTGCCGGATACCGCCAATGTTAACTCAGCGGATGCCTATGAATTTGTAGAAGTATATAACAACACAGGCAGCCCGTTGAACTTCAAGGATTATTATTTCTACTATAATAATAAAGACAGCTGGAAATATGATCAGGACCTAATCATTCCTGCCCGCAGCAGCGTTGTCTTCTGGGTGATGAACGGCAAGAACGGGGAGCTGGCCGCAGATCAGTTCAATGCTAATTTCAATGCGGATTTGCAGGAAGGCGTCAATCTGTTCCGGGTGAACGGGGGAGGCGGGCTGGCTAACAGCGATACACGCAATCTGCAGATCCGCTCCAGAGCAAACGACAGCACGATCATCTCCGTTACATACCAGAAGGAACAGGTCAAACTCAATAAAGGCATTATATTCGCGTATCCTTCCTCCGGCGGTGCGGAAATGACTTTGCTGCCGGAATCGGGCGGCATTGATGCATCTCCGGGAACGGTTCTTCCAAGTCAGCTGCCGGCCGACAATGAGCAGAAGCCGGTAATTCAGCATGCTCCCAAGGCCAGCACTGATCCTGCCGATCTGGAGATTCAGGCAACCATCAGCAATCTGCAGAGTGAAGGTGATACCCCGGCTCCTGCGGTAGAGCTTCTATACCGGACGGAATCACAGCAGCGGGAAACCGTAATCACAATGACTAAGGTTAGCGGTGATCTCTATAAGGGTATAATCCCGGCCGCTGTGATGGAAGAACCGGAGCTGTACTACAGCATCCGCACCAAGAATGTCTCCGAAAGCTATTCCATTCACGTGAATCTGCCTGATTATAACAATGAGGCTGTGCCTCCGCTGCTGATTACTGAGCTGCTGCCGAACTCGGGCAATGTTCCCGGTACAAGCACGGATGCGTTTGAATTCATCGAAGTATACAACAACACAGACCAGCCGGTCGATTTCCAAAATTACAAAGTATATTACCGCTACCCTGATAAAGGTCCGGCGGCAGATGTGAAGTGGCCTTCTACTGAAGAGAAGCTGATCGTTCCGGCACAGCAGTCGGTAGTCTTCTGGATCATTAACAGTGCCAATACGAACCATACAGCAACTGATTTCAATGCAGCGTTCCAGACCCAGCTTATGCCCGGCAAGGATCTGTTCCAGATCAAGAGCGACGGCATGGCGAACTCCGGCCGCCGGGCTATTGTCATCAAGAGCAATACCGAGAAGGATATTTCCTCGGCATATTATGATGCGGACACGCTTTATAATGGCGGTTTGAAGGATGAGACGAAGGAGAACAAAGCGCTGCTGTATAAATATCCGGTGAACGGTTCCGGTAAAATGCTGAAGATTAGCTCCGGTAGCGCTGTTCCTACCCCGGGCAAGGCGGAAGCCTTCCAGGTTCCGGCAGCTCCGCTGCATGTAGAGCCAGATACTGTGCCTCCTACAGTCAGTGATTTGACGGATGCAACAGAAATCGATCAGTCCAAGGGACTAGAGCTTAAAGCCTTCGCGGATGATGATAAGGACATCAAATCTGTTGAGGTGCATATTGCGACGGACAAGCAGCCGGAATTCATATCCTATAACCTCTCACAGGACTATAATGATACGCTGTACCACCATAAGCTGTCTTCCGCCGATCTGATCGGCAGAACGGAAATCCGTTATTACTTCACCGTGTCTGACGGCAGTAATGTTACGGAGTCCCCGGTGTATACAGTAGCCGTTACCGGAGGTCCCGACCGCTCGGCGCTGCGGCTGAATCTCAAGGACGACAGTCTGATCAGCGGCCAGGTGGCAGTGAAGGGAACCTCAGCTACGGTTAAGCCGGATGAGCTGGCCCTGCAAATTGATAACAAGGCAGTGAATGCGGCGGATACTTATGCTTCACTGGAGAATGATGCCTATTTCGTCTTCGATGCCAAGAATGTGGATTATTACTTCAAGAACGGAATTACAATGGGACCGGAAGAGCTGGGGGATGACAGCATTCTGTATACCTTTATGGACCCGATTACGGCTTATACCACCTTGTCTTTCCCGATCAAAGCATCTGCTCTGAAGTCAGGCCCGGACAATACCATCTATATCCGTGCCGGCTCGAAATCATCGCCGTTTGACCCGCGGCCGGAAGAGAACAAGGATGATTTCGAGATTAAGAATGTGCGGCTTCTGCTGGCGGACGGTACGGAGATTGTGGACCCTGCCTATGGTGAACGCGATAAAGAAATCAAAATGGGCGACACTACCGGGAAACATGAATCCATCGGCTTCCAGTTTAATCTGGACCCGCTGCTGCTGCAGTCCAAGACCTATGAGTGGGATACTTCCGCATGGAGTGATGGACCGCATACCTTGACGCTGCTTCAGGGTAAAGAGCAGGTGGAATCATCTGTCATTGTAGATAATACAGCACCGGTCATTAAGCCGAATCTGGAAGAAGGGAAGACTTACCGCGGCCGGATTGAGATTACAGCCGACATTAAGGATGAATATGCCGGGGTAAGTGAAACTAGCGTCAAGCTGGATGGTGCCGTTATTAAACTTCCGTATCAGACAAGCTCCGGCCGGCTGTCTGCAGGTTCACATACACTGCAGATTACCGCTGTAGACCAGGCTGGCAACAAAGCGGAGAAATCAGTGCAGTTCCATGTGCCGGACGAGAATCCGTCTGCTCCGCAGCTGATTGCTCCTGCAGCCGGTGAAACGGAAGCAAGCACAAGCCCTGAGCTGAAGGTGAAAGTTGCAGACCCGGCCGGTGACCGGATGGGGGTAACCTTCTATAGAGGCTTCAAGTATGACGGGGTTCACTCGGAGCAGGGCTTCAGCGGCTACAAGAATGCTTCAGATACTGAACCGCCGAAGCAGAAGGAGCCTGCGGGAGAAGCCGCATTGATGGCGGAAGAATATGCAGCAATCAGCAGCATAGACGGCAACTATCTTGTCAATGATGCTGTAGAGCAATTCCCATACCAGCGCTATGAGATTAAGCTGGATCCGTCTGTGAAGGAGACGGACCGTGTAGATGTGGAGTGGAAAGGCAACTCTCTGCCGGGGCGTAAAGTCAGCCTCTATGCCTGGAGTCCTTCAGCAAGTAACTGGCAGCTGCTGGATTACCGGATTGCCGGAGATGCTGATTTCACGCTCAGCGCATCCGTGCTGGCAGGTGAATTCAAACAGAATAACTCCATATCGGTTATGGTGCAGGACGAAATCGCCAAGACGGACACCCCTCCAACCGTAACTGGCGACACTTATGATTATACCTTTGTATGGATGTCGGATACGCAGTACTACTCGCAGAGCTACCCGTACATTTATCAGAAGAATGTGAAGTGGATTGCTGATCATAAGGATAGCCTGAATCTGAAATATGTCATTCACACCGGGGATGTGGTCGATAAGTCATATCAGGAATACCAGTGGAAGGAAGCCGACAAGAACATGCGTGTTCTGGAGGATGCGGGCATTCCGTACGGCGTCCTGGCCGGTAATCACGATGTGGGGCATCAGACAGGGGACTATACGGAGTTCTGGAAGTACTTCGGCGAGTGGAGATTCAAGAATCTGCCGAATTACGGCGGATCGTATAACAATAACATGGGGCATTATGACCTGATCTCTGCAGGCGGCAATGACTACGTGATTGTGTATATGGGCTGGGGCCTCGGGGATAAGGAAATTGACTGGATGAATGAGATTGTTGCCCGCTATCCTGAGCGCAAAGCAATTCTTGCGCTGCATGAGTACCTGCTCGTATCCAACAACCGTGCACCGATTGCCGACCAGATCTTTGAAAAGGTAGTGAAGCCGAACAAAAACGTGATTGCCGCGTTATCCGGACACTACCATGATGCCGAGCTGAAGGTCGATCAGCTGGACGATGACGGCGACGGTATCCCAGACCGCAATGTGTATCAGATGCTTGCCGATTACCAAGGGGCAGAGGAAGGCGGTCTCGGGTACATCCGTCTGCTGCAGTTCGATACGGCCGGCAACAAGCTGCATGTGAAGACCTATTCTCCGTATCTTGATGATTACAATTACTACGATGAGACGGCTTATCCGGGCAAAGACCAGTTCACACTGGATCTCGACCTTGAGCCGGTGACGAAGCGCGTAGCAACCGATTATATCGGGATCAAAGTATACACAGACCAGAAAATTGCTGCTGAGCAGGATGCAGCCAGCGGTTCCGAAATATCGGCAGTATGGAACGGGCTGAATCCGAAGAGTTATTATCAGTGGTATGTAAAAGCGGAAGATCAGCATTCCGGCATGGTCCTGTCCGATATTTGGGGCTTCTACACCGGCGTGAAGGAAGAAACGCCAACGCCGGGAGAAACGCCAGCACCGGGGGAATCGCCGAAGCCGGAAGAATCGCCGAAACCGGAGGCTACTCCTGCCCCAGTTACTGAACCAGCCCCGGCTGCGCAGGCACCGTCACCAACTCCGGCACCGGCAGTGACCCCGGCTCCAGCGGATTCGGGAACCCTTAAGCTGGAGATGAACGCAGACGGCATATATACTGCTGATCAAACTGCACTGAATAAACTGGTGGAAGGCGCAGTTAACGGTGAAATCAAGCTTGAGCTGGGCGGTACGCAGGGACAAGCCAAGCTGCAGCTCGATGCTTCGGCCTTGAAGCTGGCTGTAAGCAGGCAAGTGGGTCTGCGCATCTCGGCTGCGGGCATGGAACTGGCCATTCCGGCCGGCTCATTGCCTGAGTTAGCTGACGGAACGCAATCGGTTCTGTTAAGTGTGGATACTTCAATGACGGAAGTGCTGAAGCAGGAAATTCTGTCTGCAGGCGGAGCGGGTGAATTCAGAGAGCCGCAGGCAGTGATTACGCTGGAATTAAATGCTGTCAATAGTGGCGGTATCTCAACAGCGCTGCATCAGCTGAAGGGCAAAGTTACAGTAACCATTCCGCTTACAGCCCGGCAGATTAGCGTTATGAACCCTGATTATGCTGGCGTGTATTATCTGAATAACGGTAAGCTTGAGTACATGGGCGGGAAGCTGACAGCAGGCGGGTTCGAATTTACGACCAGCCATTTCTCAACCTTCGCTGTTGCCGAATACCATAAGCAGTTTAGCGATACTGCAGGGCATTGGGCAGAGAGCTATATCTCCAAGCTTGCGGCGAAGCATATTGCCACAGGCACTGATGCTACGCATTATCGACCGCAGAGCGGATTAACCCGGGCAGACTTTGCTGTGCTGGCGGTTCGCGCACTCGGCCTTGAAGCTGCGGGAATAAGCGGGTTTACCGATGTATCTGCGGATGCCTATTATGCAGGAGCCGTAGCGAAAGCGGCGGAGCTTGGCCTTATCCAGGGAACCGGCGGCAAATACCGGCCGAAGGATCTGATCACCCGCGAGGAAGCAGCGGCCGTGCTGAGCCGAATGCTGACGGGCAGCGGAGCTGAAGCTGCAGCGGCTGCTGCGCCAAGCTTCAAGGATGCACAGAACATTTCTTCATGGGCGGTGCAGGCAGTAGGAGAACTGCAGGCGAGAGGTCTTATCAGCGGCAAGGCAGATAACCGCTTTGACCCGCAGGCGCTGGTTACCCGTGCTGAAATGGCTAAGCTGCTGTACAGCTTCATGCAGCAGTAA